Proteins encoded within one genomic window of Halobacteroides halobius DSM 5150:
- a CDS encoding glycoside hydrolase family 13 protein encodes MDKKWWKEGVVYQIYPRSFNDSNGDGIGDLQGIIEKVDYLDKLGIDVVWLSPVYDSPNDDNGYDISHYQKIMDEFGTMEDWEELLEALHTKGIKLIMDLVVNHTSDEHNWFVKSRKSKDNPYRDYYIWRKGRTDTPPNNWRSNFGGSAWQYDKVTGEYYLHLFSKKQPDLNWENRNLREDIYKMMTWWLDKGIDGFRMDVINFISKAPGLPDGDSEVGPGAMGSEHYVDGPKVHQYLKEMNKEVLSKYDIMTVGEMPFVTADEGAKYVAPDRNELNMVFQFEHVLFDEGSKGRLGKPRDWKLTDLKKILHKWQVKLQEENGWNSLYLNNHDQPRMVSRFGDDKEYRVESAKMLATLLHTLQGTPYIYQGEEIGMTNFPFESIDDIRDIDTLNKLQEEQKKGNIDDLNEMMDVVRYWSRDNARTPIQWDNSQHAGFTTGTPWIKVNPNFKEVNVKKALNNSESIFYYYQDLISLRKEEPIIVYGDYQLLLEDDENIYAYLRELEGEKLLVILNFFAEKPEFKLPDDISFQEQELLISNYDVSKEEGIDKINLQPYEARVYKLK; translated from the coding sequence ATGGATAAAAAGTGGTGGAAAGAGGGAGTAGTTTATCAAATTTATCCCAGGAGTTTTAATGATTCAAATGGAGATGGAATTGGTGATTTACAAGGAATTATAGAAAAGGTTGATTATTTAGACAAATTAGGGATTGATGTGGTTTGGTTAAGTCCAGTTTATGATTCTCCTAATGATGATAATGGATATGATATTAGCCATTATCAAAAAATCATGGATGAATTTGGTACAATGGAAGATTGGGAAGAACTCTTAGAAGCACTTCATACTAAAGGGATTAAGTTAATCATGGATTTAGTAGTCAATCATACTTCTGATGAACATAATTGGTTTGTTAAATCAAGAAAATCTAAAGATAACCCTTATCGAGACTATTATATTTGGAGAAAAGGAAGAACAGATACTCCACCTAATAATTGGAGGTCTAATTTTGGTGGTTCTGCTTGGCAGTATGATAAAGTAACTGGTGAATATTATTTACATTTATTTTCTAAAAAACAGCCTGATTTAAATTGGGAAAACCGAAATTTAAGAGAAGATATTTATAAGATGATGACTTGGTGGTTAGATAAAGGGATTGATGGTTTTAGAATGGATGTAATTAACTTTATTTCTAAAGCACCTGGTTTACCTGATGGAGATTCTGAGGTTGGCCCAGGAGCTATGGGAAGTGAACATTATGTTGACGGGCCAAAAGTCCATCAATACTTAAAAGAAATGAATAAAGAGGTTCTTAGTAAGTATGATATTATGACAGTTGGAGAAATGCCTTTTGTAACAGCTGATGAAGGAGCAAAATATGTAGCACCAGATAGAAACGAGTTAAATATGGTCTTTCAATTTGAACATGTACTCTTTGATGAAGGTTCTAAAGGTAGATTAGGTAAACCTCGAGATTGGAAATTAACTGATCTAAAGAAAATTTTGCATAAGTGGCAAGTTAAATTACAAGAAGAGAATGGCTGGAATAGCCTTTATTTAAACAATCATGATCAACCTAGAATGGTCTCTCGCTTTGGAGATGATAAAGAATATCGGGTTGAATCGGCTAAAATGTTAGCTACATTGCTACATACTTTACAAGGAACTCCTTATATTTATCAAGGAGAGGAAATTGGAATGACTAATTTTCCTTTTGAGAGTATAGATGATATTCGTGATATTGATACTCTAAATAAGTTACAAGAAGAGCAAAAGAAAGGGAATATTGATGATCTCAATGAGATGATGGATGTTGTAAGGTATTGGAGTAGAGATAATGCTCGCACACCAATTCAGTGGGATAATAGTCAACATGCTGGGTTTACTACTGGTACCCCTTGGATTAAAGTTAATCCTAATTTTAAAGAGGTTAATGTAAAAAAGGCACTAAATAATTCAGAGTCTATCTTTTATTATTATCAAGATCTAATTAGCTTAAGAAAAGAGGAACCAATAATTGTGTATGGTGATTATCAACTTCTTTTAGAAGATGATGAAAATATTTATGCTTATCTAAGAGAGTTAGAGGGAGAGAAATTATTAGTTATACTTAATTTCTTTGCTGAAAAACCAGAATTTAAATTACCAGATGATATATCTTTTCAAGAACAAGAATTACTAATTAGTAATTATGATGTAAGTAAAGAGGAAGGAATTGATAAAATTAACCTACAACCTTATGAAGCGAGGGTTTATAAGTTAAAATAA
- a CDS encoding glycoside hydrolase family 65 protein: MKLKNNLSTENGWQIRENKFNEDQIVITGSNFMIGNGYLGYRGTSAEWGADEYVGCIVTDTYDMADGKWRELCNAPNALYTKLYLEGELVSEFEGKINDYQREINLKHGLYNRKLNWSANNGASVQLDVEKFASYDNLHLVPMEYTFEVQEDTEVTLITGIDGQVWDLNGQHLKDHELIVEDDLTVIKAVTGESNIELDVAEALEIVGAKPKSEEIIKEEKRILRQLKFDLAAGEQVTLKKVMSVYSSNDLANPFEAATRDAKTAIEAGYDKLKEVHQTKWDQVWEVSDIKVDGDLEAQTLLRFNLYHNTICTPAHSDKLPIGARGLSCQAYQGSAFWDQEIFNMPMFLYTRPELAKNILKYRYHTLDGARKKAKDLGYYGAYYAWVSGKSGEELCPDFFFENVLTGRKIRNHFNDWQIHVSPDIAYAVWQYYQATGDWEFIEDYGAEIVFEIAQFLVAHAYFKKDKNRYEFIRLLGPDEYHENVDNNAFTNYQAQYALDKAVTIYEKLQDTAPQKLIKLLGSLGLGEEDIDNWREMVELIYLPQPDEETLLIEQFDGYFDLEDVTPKEVESRLKDPHEYLGWPVGVTVRTQVSKQADVVQLLCMHNSFDEEVMKANYEYYEPRCEHGSSLSPSSHSIVASKVGNTDEAYKHLMKSATVDLYNTNKAIHGGTFIGGIHTAACGGTWQAIVKGFAGLEVKTEGISFDPILPEEWDELEFNLKYNYNDLELEITDEQLVINSVVKNKDAIEVKVNDEVKIIKPGEEVVFSLCS; encoded by the coding sequence ATGAAATTAAAGAATAATTTATCTACAGAAAATGGTTGGCAGATAAGAGAAAATAAATTCAATGAAGACCAAATAGTAATTACAGGTAGTAATTTCATGATTGGTAATGGTTATTTAGGTTATCGAGGAACTTCAGCTGAATGGGGAGCAGATGAGTATGTAGGTTGTATTGTTACAGATACTTATGATATGGCTGATGGAAAATGGCGAGAATTGTGTAATGCTCCTAATGCTTTATATACTAAATTATATCTTGAAGGAGAACTAGTATCTGAATTTGAAGGAAAAATAAATGATTACCAAAGAGAAATAAATCTAAAACATGGTTTATATAACCGAAAATTAAATTGGAGTGCTAATAATGGAGCAAGTGTTCAGTTAGATGTTGAGAAGTTTGCTAGTTATGATAATCTTCATTTAGTGCCTATGGAATATACTTTTGAAGTTCAAGAGGATACAGAAGTTACTTTAATTACAGGAATTGATGGTCAAGTTTGGGATCTTAATGGTCAACATTTAAAAGATCACGAACTAATAGTTGAAGATGATTTAACTGTTATTAAGGCAGTTACTGGAGAATCTAATATAGAATTAGATGTAGCTGAAGCTTTAGAGATTGTAGGAGCAAAACCAAAATCAGAAGAAATTATTAAAGAAGAAAAGAGAATTTTACGTCAGTTAAAGTTTGATTTAGCAGCTGGTGAGCAAGTAACATTAAAGAAGGTAATGAGTGTTTATAGTAGTAATGATCTAGCTAATCCTTTTGAGGCTGCTACAAGAGATGCTAAAACTGCTATTGAGGCAGGTTATGATAAATTAAAAGAAGTCCATCAAACAAAATGGGATCAAGTCTGGGAAGTATCTGATATTAAAGTTGATGGTGATTTGGAAGCTCAAACCTTATTAAGATTTAATTTATATCATAATACAATTTGTACTCCTGCTCATAGTGATAAATTACCAATTGGTGCTCGAGGTTTATCATGTCAAGCTTATCAAGGCTCAGCTTTCTGGGACCAAGAGATATTTAATATGCCTATGTTTTTATACACTAGACCAGAGTTAGCCAAAAATATTTTAAAGTATAGATATCATACACTTGATGGGGCACGAAAAAAGGCTAAAGATTTAGGATATTATGGAGCTTATTATGCGTGGGTTAGTGGTAAGAGTGGTGAAGAGTTATGTCCAGACTTCTTCTTTGAAAATGTATTAACCGGCAGAAAAATTAGAAATCACTTTAATGATTGGCAGATACATGTGTCACCTGATATTGCCTATGCGGTGTGGCAATATTATCAAGCTACAGGTGATTGGGAGTTTATTGAAGACTATGGGGCAGAAATTGTCTTTGAAATTGCTCAATTTTTAGTAGCTCATGCTTACTTTAAGAAGGATAAAAACAGGTATGAATTTATTAGATTATTAGGTCCGGACGAATACCACGAAAATGTAGATAATAATGCATTTACTAATTATCAAGCTCAATATGCATTAGATAAAGCAGTAACTATTTATGAGAAATTGCAAGATACAGCACCTCAGAAGTTAATAAAATTATTAGGTAGTTTAGGATTAGGAGAAGAAGATATAGATAATTGGAGAGAGATGGTAGAATTAATTTATTTACCACAACCTGATGAAGAAACTTTATTAATAGAGCAATTTGACGGTTACTTTGATCTTGAAGATGTAACTCCTAAAGAGGTAGAATCAAGATTAAAAGATCCTCATGAGTACTTAGGTTGGCCCGTAGGAGTAACAGTTAGAACTCAAGTTAGCAAACAAGCTGATGTAGTTCAATTATTATGTATGCATAATAGTTTTGATGAAGAAGTAATGAAAGCTAATTATGAATACTATGAACCAAGATGTGAACATGGTTCTTCATTAAGCCCATCATCTCATTCTATTGTTGCTAGTAAAGTAGGCAATACAGATGAAGCCTATAAGCACTTAATGAAGTCAGCTACTGTTGATTTATATAATACAAATAAGGCTATTCATGGTGGGACCTTTATTGGTGGAATTCACACTGCTGCGTGTGGGGGAACATGGCAAGCGATTGTTAAAGGATTTGCTGGTTTAGAAGTCAAAACTGAAGGAATTAGTTTTGATCCTATCTTGCCAGAAGAGTGGGATGAATTAGAATTTAATTTAAAATATAATTATAATGATTTGGAATTAGAGATTACAGATGAGCAATTGGTTATTAATTCTGTAGTAAAAAATAAGGATGCTATTGAAGTTAAAGTTAATGATGAGGTTAAGATAATTAAACCTGGAGAAGAAGTAGTCTTTTCTTTGTGTTCTTAA